In uncultured Bacteroides sp., the following proteins share a genomic window:
- a CDS encoding alkaline phosphatase family protein, with amino-acid sequence MRGLLTSIITVLTFTGLQAQPQPTTPKLVVGLTVDQLRTDYIEAFSALYGEKGFKRLWKDGRVYRNAEFNFANPDKASSLASIYTGTVPTVNGITGESWLDISTLRVKSCVDDRNFMGNYTQETTSASQLMVSTVADELKVATQGKGLVYAIAPYREAAVFGAGHAGNGAFWLNDETGKWCGTTYYSDFPWFVSQYNDRKAIDFRINGMVWTPSRPVTDYKYLTSQWTQESFSYNFDEARKNKFRRLKTSPFINEEINYFLEDIFTNSTIGQDATPDLLALTYYAGNYDHKSTKECALEIQDTYVRLDKSIGELLDLLDKKVGLNNVLFCVNSTGYVDAEGTEPEKYRIPGGEFYMDRCAALLNMYLMAVYGEGKYVETHNDLQLYLNHKLIEKKQLNLNDVLDKASDFLIQFSGVKEVYTSHRLLLGAWAPEIQKKRNAYNRDRSGDLTLDILPGWTVINADSPSESYVVRNAYIPSPLVFLGGNVKPEIINTPVNIDCFAPTVARSMRIRAPNGCSSAPLANIFK; translated from the coding sequence ATGAGAGGTTTACTTACATCTATAATAACTGTACTGACTTTTACCGGACTGCAGGCTCAGCCCCAGCCAACAACACCTAAACTTGTTGTAGGCCTGACTGTTGATCAATTGCGGACCGATTATATTGAAGCTTTTTCTGCCCTTTATGGTGAGAAAGGCTTTAAGCGTCTGTGGAAAGATGGAAGAGTATACCGGAATGCTGAATTTAATTTTGCCAATCCTGACAAAGCATCGTCTTTAGCATCTATTTATACAGGAACAGTTCCCACTGTAAATGGAATAACCGGCGAAAGTTGGCTTGATATTTCGACTTTACGTGTGAAAAGCTGTGTAGACGATCGTAATTTTATGGGGAATTATACCCAGGAAACGACTTCCGCTTCCCAGTTAATGGTTTCCACTGTTGCTGATGAATTGAAAGTTGCTACTCAGGGTAAAGGTTTGGTATATGCAATTGCCCCTTATCGTGAAGCGGCTGTGTTCGGTGCAGGTCATGCGGGTAATGGTGCATTCTGGCTGAATGACGAAACCGGTAAATGGTGCGGTACAACTTATTACAGTGATTTTCCCTGGTTTGTAAGCCAATACAACGATCGCAAAGCTATAGATTTCCGTATTAATGGAATGGTATGGACGCCTTCCCGTCCGGTTACCGATTACAAATATCTGACGTCTCAATGGACGCAGGAATCTTTCTCCTATAACTTTGATGAAGCCCGGAAGAATAAGTTCAGAAGGCTGAAAACCAGTCCTTTTATCAATGAAGAGATAAATTATTTCCTTGAAGATATATTTACTAACAGTACTATTGGTCAGGATGCAACGCCCGATTTGCTGGCATTGACTTATTATGCTGGTAATTACGATCACAAAAGTACAAAAGAGTGTGCTTTAGAGATACAGGATACTTATGTGCGACTGGATAAAAGCATTGGTGAACTTCTGGATCTTCTGGATAAAAAAGTAGGATTGAACAATGTATTATTCTGCGTAAACTCTACCGGATATGTTGATGCTGAAGGTACTGAACCTGAAAAGTACCGTATCCCCGGAGGCGAATTCTATATGGATCGTTGTGCTGCTCTTCTTAACATGTATCTGATGGCTGTGTATGGCGAAGGAAAGTATGTGGAAACGCATAATGATTTGCAGCTATATTTAAACCATAAACTCATAGAGAAAAAACAACTGAATCTGAATGATGTACTTGATAAAGCATCTGATTTTCTGATTCAGTTTAGCGGAGTGAAAGAAGTTTATACTTCTCATCGCTTGCTGCTTGGAGCCTGGGCTCCTGAAATTCAAAAGAAACGGAATGCCTACAATCGTGATCGTTCCGGTGATTTAACCCTGGATATACTTCCTGGATGGACAGTTATAAATGCTGATTCTCCATCAGAAAGTTACGTTGTTCGTAATGCTTACATTCCTTCTCCACTTGTTTTTTTAGGTGGAAATGTTAAGCCTGAAATAATAAATACTCCGGTCAATATTGACTGTTTTGCACCAACTGTTGCTCGTTCCATGAGAATCCGGGCTCCCAATGGCTGCTCTTCTGCTCCCCTTGCAAATATTTTCAAGTAA